The nucleotide window GCTGGTGCTGCTGCTGTGCGTGTCTGCGCTGCTGGCGCTCGCGCTGGGCGCGCCTCGCACGGACGACACGTCGGTGCCCGCCGGCGGACACCTCGGCACGGTGCTCTCCGAGTTTGCCGTCCAGAACTTCAATCGAACCGGCGGCGCGATCGTGATCCTGTCGCTCGGCCTGCTCGGGTTCGTCCTCACGACGCAGGTTTCGTTGAGCGCACTCACGGCCGCGGGCGTGGACAAGGTGCGTGCGCGCGTGCGGGCGTCGATCGACGCCATGAAGGCGCGACGCGAGCGCAAGCGCCGCGACGACCAGCGCCGTGACGTGGTGGCCAAGCACCTCGGACGCGAAGCGACAGCCGACGATCTGCAGGCCCTCGAGGCGCGCAATCGCGGGCGTCTCGACGCGAGGGCCGCGGCACCGGTCGCGGCAGCGCCCGCGCCCGCGCCGCCTGTGCGCCGCGAGCGCAAGCCGGGCAGTGCGTCCGACACGGCCGCTTCGGTTGCCGGCGTTGGTGTGGCGCCCGCACGCGTCGTGAAGGACATGCCGCCCGTTCGCTCGAAGCCGCCCGTCAACGTCCCGACGCCGGCATCGCTGCAGGAGCACGAGTCGGAATTGAAGGCTCCCGCCGAACGGAAGTCCGGCGCGTACACGCTGCCGCCGCTCGCACTGCTCGACCCCGCGCAGGCCGAGCGCAAGGTCGACGAACGCGAGTTGATGGACTCGGCGCGTCAGCTCGAAGACAAGTGCCGCGAGTTCTCCGTCGAAGGCAACGTGGTCCAGATCCTCCCGGGCCCCGTCGTCACGACGTACGAGTTCAAGCCCGACGCCGGCGTGAAGTACAGCAAGATCACCGGCCTGTCCGAAGACCTGTCGCTGGCGATGCGCGCGGAATCGGTGCTGATCGATCGGATTCCCGGCAAGAGTACCGTCGGCATCCAGATTCCGAATCCCGTGCGCGAATCGATCTCGCTGCGCGAACTGCTCGAATCGGAGCCGTACCGGAAGTCGAGTTCGAAGCTCGCCATCGCGCTCGGCAAGACGATTCACGGTGAACCGTACGTCAGCGATCTGGCGACCATGCCGCACTTGTTGATCGCCGGTTCGACGGGCACCGGCAAGTCGGTGGGCCTGAACGCGATGCTCACCAGCATCCTGTACCGCTCCACCGCGGAGCAGGTGCGGTTCATCATGATCGATCCCAAGCGCCTCGAGCTCGGCATGTACGAGGACATCCCGCACCTGCTGACGCCCGTCGTGGTCGAGCCCAAGCTCGCGGCCAACGCGCTGCGCTGGGCCGTGCGCGAGATGGAGGAGCGCTACAAGACGCTCGCGGCGTTCGGCGTGCGGAACATCGAACAGTTCAACCGCAACCTCAAGGCGTCCATCGACGCCGGCGACGTGCGGACCGATTCGAAGACCGGAGAGCCGATCAAGCCGCTGCCCTTCATCGTCGTCGTGATCGATGAACTCGCGGACCTGATGATGGTGGCGTCCAATGAGGTCGAGCAGTCGATCTGTCGCCTCGCGCAGATGGCGCGTGCGGTGGGCATCCACCTGATTCTCGCGACGCAGCGCCCGTCAGTGGACGTGATCACGGGCCTCATCAAGGCCAACATGCCGTCGCGCATCTCGTTCCGCGTGTCGTCGAAGGTCGACTCGCGCACGATCCTCGACGCCAACGGCGCCGAGCAACTGCTCGGCAAGGGTGACATGCTCTTTCTGCCGCCCGCCACGTCGCGCGTGATGCGCCTGCACGGCGCCTACATCTCGGAACAGGAGAGCGCCAGGCTCGCGAGCTTCCTGCGCAAGCAGGGGCAGCCGTCGTACGACCGCTCGGTGACCGACGAAGAGAAGAGCGGCGACGCGATCGCCGGCGGATTCGAGAAGGACGATCTCTACGACGAGGCCGCGCGCATCGTCGTGTCGAGCAGTCAGGCATCGATCAGCTATCTCCAGCGTCGCCTGCGCATCGGATTCAGCCGCGCGGCACGACTGGTGGACATGATGGAGGCCGAGGGCCTCGTCTCGAACGGCCAGGGTGGCAAGGCCCGCGAAGTGCTGGTCCCCAAGGACTACTTCGACGAGGTCGACGCGCAACTGCGCTGAGGAATGGCGATGCGACGCAGCGTACCGATCATCGTCGCGGCGGCACTGGCGCTCACCGTGTGGGTGCCGATGGACGCCGCGCAGAAGAAGAAGACGCCAGCGAAAAGGCAGGCGGCACCTGTCAGTCAGGTGGCGCGGGCACGCACGGCACAAGCGGCCTACGAACGCACGCTCGCCCGTGAGCGTGCGCTGCGGGCATCGCGCCGGAAGGCCCCGCTGTCGCAGATGCGCGCCGTCGTGATCGAGTACGACACCATCGCACGCCGGTGGCCGCGCAGCGGCTACGCCGACAATGCCTTGTGGAACGGCGCGAACCTCGCCTACGACGCCAACATCTCGTACGGCGCACGCCAGGATCGCGACAGCGCCATGGCGATGCTGCGGTGGCTGGTGAAGGAGTATCCGTCGAGTTCGCTCACGCGCGATGCGCAGACGCGCCTGCGGAAGATCTCGGACACCGCGTCGAAGACCACGAAGGCCGAACCCGTGACACGCAGTGCGGCGGCGGCCCCCCCGGCGCCGCCGCCAGCCGCCACTGAACTCGCGAAGGCCAACATCCGCACGGCCGAAGCCGAACCCTCGGCGCCCCCGGACGAAGAGCCTGACGCGAGTGCGCCCGTTGCCGCACCCACGCGTGCTACCACTCCCTCACCGCCGGCGGAAAAGCGTGCGACGACGAAGGTCGTGGTGCGCGACATCACGCGTGTCGTGCTGCCGGAAGTCGTGCGCGTCACCATCGAGCTCGACGGTGAGGTGGCGTATCACGAGGAGACCCTGAAGAATCCCTCGCGCCTGTTCTTCGACCTTCGCGGCGCCAGCCTCGCGCCATCCATCGAGGAAGGCGCCATGCCGTTCCCCGATGGCGACATCGTGCGCGAGGTCCGCGTCGGGACGCATCCCGGCGGCGTGACGCGCGTGGTCGTCGACACCGAAGACGTGGCGCGCCACAGCCTCTTCACGCTCTACAACCCGTACCGGCTCGTGCTCGACATGTATCGCGATCCGGCCCGCGTCGCACGCGCCACCCCCGGAAGCGCCGTGTCCACGGCACCAAAGACTGTGAGCGCGAGTCGCGCCGTGGCTCTCCCACCTCCGGCGGCTCCCGTCACGACGCCTCCACCGTCGCCATCGGTGTCGGCGGATGCAGGAGCCCGGCCTGCCGTGACGGCACCCATCGCGACACTCCCCTCTGCCCCGGCTGGCCCGAACGTCACGACGGCACCATCAGCGCCCGAGTCGAACAGTTCCGGCAGCTACTCGCTCGCCCGTCAACTCGGGCTCGGTGTGTCTCGCATCGTCATCGATCCCGGTCACGGTGGCCACGACCCGGGCTCGCTCGGTGACGGCATCCGCGAAGCGGAACTCGTGCTCGACGTGTCGTTGCGGCTCGAGAAGCTGCTCCAGCAGGAGCCAGGCATCGACGTCGTGATGACGCGACGCACGGACGTGTTCATCGAGCTCGAGGAGCGCACGCGCATCGCGAACCGTCAGAACGCCGATCTGTTCCTGTCCATTCACGCCAACTCGAGCCGTCGACGCACGGCGCAGGGCATCGAAACGTTCGTCCTCAACTTCGCGAACACGAGCGAGGCCGAGGAAGTCGCCGCGCGAGAGAACGCCATCGCCAAGGGTTCCATGCGTCAGCTCCCGGACATCGTCAAGGCGATCACGCTGAACAACAAGCTCGACGAGTCGCGCGATCTTGCCGAGATCGTGCAGTCGAATCTCGTGACGCGGCTGCGCAAGACGGAGAGCTCACTGCCCGACCGCGGCATCAAGCAGGCGCCGCTCGTGGTGTTGATCGGGGCGTCGATGCCGAGCGTGCTCGCCGAAGTGGGCTTCGTGAGCACGCCGGACGAAGGCAGACGCCTGAAGACGTCGACGTACCGACAGGAGATCGCCGAAGCGCTGCGCGACGCCGTGGTGCGATACCAGCGCGCGCTCAAGAGCGGTGCGGCGACGGTCACCGCGCGCACACAATAGCGGACGCTTACCGTTCGGTGAGAGAGATGTGGTCCTGATCGTCGCGGTCGGGGCCACCCCACCCGAGCGTGTGTTTCACGAACACCAGGATACCGCCGAGGATCGCGCCGACCACGAGCGCGCCGATCACCATCACCGCGACGATACCCAGAGACCCGAGCAGGACATCCGGTACGCCGATGTCCGGCGTGACGGGGCCAACCTGTACGCGTTCGGCCTTCTGCTCCTCGCGGATCGACATGAGCGGCACTTCACGCGGGCCCACGCCGGGCTGCACGAGAATGCCGGTGCCCGCCGGTTTCCCCGGCACGGGCAGAGCCTCGACGCCAGGTCGAGGCTCTGCGGGAGGCGTCGCCGGCGGTCGATCGGCCGCCGGCTGTCCTGACGCCTGCGTCACGTCAGTGCCAGGCGCGTGACGAGCGGGCGAGTTCCACGAGCGTCCTCACGGCCACGCCCGTCGGTCCCTTCGGCTGCCACGGCTTCGGTTCGTCGGCCCATGCCGTGCCGGCGATGTCCAGGTGGGCCCACGGCGTGTCCCCGGCGAACGCCTTGAGGAACAGCGCCGCACTGATCGCCCCGCCGTAGCGCGTGCCCGCCGCGTTCACCATGTCGGCGATGTCGCTCTTCAGCAGGTCCTTGTAGTCGTCGGTCATGGGCAGCGGCCAGAGGAAGTCGCCGCCACGAACGCCAGCGTCCTGCACCGCGCCTCGCCACGAGTCCGGCGTCCCGAACAGCCCTGACGCAACGCGACCCAATGCCACGGCGCACGCGCCGGTCAACGTCGCGATGTCGACAAGGTGCGTGGCGCCGAGATGCCGGGCGTACCAGAGCGCGTCGGCCAGGATGAGCCGTCCTTCGGCGTCGGTGTTGGTGATTTCGACGGTGGCGCCGCTCGCGCCCGTCAGCACGTCGCCGGGCCTGAACGCCGACGCACTCGGCATGTTCTCCACCGAGGGAATCACGCCGATCACCTTGCACGGCGCGCCGGTGCGGGCGATGGCATGGAAGGCGCCGATGACGGCTGCCCCACCGCACATGTCGTACTTCATGCGGTCCATGTTCTCGGCCGGCTTGATCGAGATGCCGCCCGTATCGAACGTGACGGCCTTGCCGATCAGACCGAGGACCCGGCCCGCCTCGACACCCGGGTCGTAGGTCAGGACGATCATGCGCGGCGTGTTGACGCTGCCCTGCGCCACGCCGAGCAGCAATCCCATGTGCCGCTCGTGCATCTGCGCCTCGTCCAGTACGTCCACCTGCACCGGCGTTCCCGCGAACAGCGTCTGCGCGCGGGCTGCGAGCGTCACGGGCGTGAGGACATTGGGCGGCTCGTGCGCCAGCGCCCGCGCGACGTTGGTCGCCTCACCCAGCACGGAACCCAGCGCAACGGCGTCGGCGAGCGTCGAAGCGCCGCCTTCGGACACGACGATGGCCGCCGAGTGCAGGTCGGCCAGCTTCCGGTCCTTCGTCTTGTACGCGTCGACGTGGAACGCCGCGATCGTCAGGCCTTCTGCCAGCGCCCGCACCACCGCCTCGTCAGACAGTCCGCCGTGCGCGACCACCGCCACGCGTCCGAAGCCACGCGACCGGGTTGCAAGACCTGCCGCGGTACCGAGTCGACGTCCCAGGTCCGTCGTCATGGCGCCAGCGGCGCCGATCCCGAGCAGCAACACCCGTCCTGCCGCGGTCCCCTCGCCACGGAGCCAATGCTGTTCGTGCGGCTCCCCCTTCAATTCGCCGGAGGCGCGCAACGCCGCCACGGCCGCCGCCACACCATCCGGAAGCGCAGGCCCGGTGGTGTCCGCCTCGGCGGCGACAGGGATCACCAGTACGTCGGCGTCGACGCCGGCGGGCTCACTCACCACGAGACGCAGCGTCGGCGTGGTGTAGAACTCGTGCAACAGCATGACCCGACATTGTATACCTCGCGTTGCGCGACCACGCGTGGGTGCTACGATGCGGAAATGCGGCGCATCTGGCAGACAACGATGCTCGTGGCCCTGGCGGGCGCGGCGATGGCCGCGCAGGAACCGTCGCGGGATCGTGACACGAAGGCGGGCAAGGAGCCGGGAAAGCCGGAGATCAATCTCAGGGTCACGCCGCTCATCGCGTTCTCGCCGGCGAAGATCACGGTCAGGGCCGAACTCAAGGGCGGCGCGACCGACTACGAGCCGTTCTACTGCACCACCATCGTCTGGGACTGGGACGACGGGACCTCATCCGAGAACACGCCCGATTGCCCGCCGCACGAACCGGGCGTGAGCGAAATCCGCCGCTATCACTCCGCCACGCACGTCTACCAGATGGGCGGCCGGTACACCGTGCGCTTCCGCATGAAGAAGGGCGACAAGGTCGTCGGCAGTGCGTCGTACCTCGTGCAGGTCCGCTCGGGTATCCGCGACCACGCCGACATCCCGGAGTGA belongs to Acidobacteriota bacterium and includes:
- a CDS encoding leucyl aminopeptidase codes for the protein MLLHEFYTTPTLRLVVSEPAGVDADVLVIPVAAEADTTGPALPDGVAAAVAALRASGELKGEPHEQHWLRGEGTAAGRVLLLGIGAAGAMTTDLGRRLGTAAGLATRSRGFGRVAVVAHGGLSDEAVVRALAEGLTIAAFHVDAYKTKDRKLADLHSAAIVVSEGGASTLADAVALGSVLGEATNVARALAHEPPNVLTPVTLAARAQTLFAGTPVQVDVLDEAQMHERHMGLLLGVAQGSVNTPRMIVLTYDPGVEAGRVLGLIGKAVTFDTGGISIKPAENMDRMKYDMCGGAAVIGAFHAIARTGAPCKVIGVIPSVENMPSASAFRPGDVLTGASGATVEITNTDAEGRLILADALWYARHLGATHLVDIATLTGACAVALGRVASGLFGTPDSWRGAVQDAGVRGGDFLWPLPMTDDYKDLLKSDIADMVNAAGTRYGGAISAALFLKAFAGDTPWAHLDIAGTAWADEPKPWQPKGPTGVAVRTLVELARSSRAWH
- a CDS encoding DNA translocase FtsK 4TM domain-containing protein, with translation MSRRASEALGIVLFFGALLWFMALASYTPGDPAWFFYAGPPKEAANFAGAFGAFLAESSFQVIGYASFLIPLVLLVAGYHYFWCRSLAAGYTKTIGALVLLLCVSALLALALGAPRTDDTSVPAGGHLGTVLSEFAVQNFNRTGGAIVILSLGLLGFVLTTQVSLSALTAAGVDKVRARVRASIDAMKARRERKRRDDQRRDVVAKHLGREATADDLQALEARNRGRLDARAAAPVAAAPAPAPPVRRERKPGSASDTAASVAGVGVAPARVVKDMPPVRSKPPVNVPTPASLQEHESELKAPAERKSGAYTLPPLALLDPAQAERKVDERELMDSARQLEDKCREFSVEGNVVQILPGPVVTTYEFKPDAGVKYSKITGLSEDLSLAMRAESVLIDRIPGKSTVGIQIPNPVRESISLRELLESEPYRKSSSKLAIALGKTIHGEPYVSDLATMPHLLIAGSTGTGKSVGLNAMLTSILYRSTAEQVRFIMIDPKRLELGMYEDIPHLLTPVVVEPKLAANALRWAVREMEERYKTLAAFGVRNIEQFNRNLKASIDAGDVRTDSKTGEPIKPLPFIVVVIDELADLMMVASNEVEQSICRLAQMARAVGIHLILATQRPSVDVITGLIKANMPSRISFRVSSKVDSRTILDANGAEQLLGKGDMLFLPPATSRVMRLHGAYISEQESARLASFLRKQGQPSYDRSVTDEEKSGDAIAGGFEKDDLYDEAARIVVSSSQASISYLQRRLRIGFSRAARLVDMMEAEGLVSNGQGGKAREVLVPKDYFDEVDAQLR
- a CDS encoding N-acetylmuramoyl-L-alanine amidase, yielding MRRSVPIIVAAALALTVWVPMDAAQKKKTPAKRQAAPVSQVARARTAQAAYERTLARERALRASRRKAPLSQMRAVVIEYDTIARRWPRSGYADNALWNGANLAYDANISYGARQDRDSAMAMLRWLVKEYPSSSLTRDAQTRLRKISDTASKTTKAEPVTRSAAAAPPAPPPAATELAKANIRTAEAEPSAPPDEEPDASAPVAAPTRATTPSPPAEKRATTKVVVRDITRVVLPEVVRVTIELDGEVAYHEETLKNPSRLFFDLRGASLAPSIEEGAMPFPDGDIVREVRVGTHPGGVTRVVVDTEDVARHSLFTLYNPYRLVLDMYRDPARVARATPGSAVSTAPKTVSASRAVALPPPAAPVTTPPPSPSVSADAGARPAVTAPIATLPSAPAGPNVTTAPSAPESNSSGSYSLARQLGLGVSRIVIDPGHGGHDPGSLGDGIREAELVLDVSLRLEKLLQQEPGIDVVMTRRTDVFIELEERTRIANRQNADLFLSIHANSSRRRTAQGIETFVLNFANTSEAEEVAARENAIAKGSMRQLPDIVKAITLNNKLDESRDLAEIVQSNLVTRLRKTESSLPDRGIKQAPLVVLIGASMPSVLAEVGFVSTPDEGRRLKTSTYRQEIAEALRDAVVRYQRALKSGAATVTARTQ